One Solanum stenotomum isolate F172 unplaced genomic scaffold, ASM1918654v1 scaffold30406, whole genome shotgun sequence DNA segment encodes these proteins:
- the LOC125851848 gene encoding serine/threonine-protein kinase STY13-like — protein MDLNSKEKVEEGSKLEGVGTVSNNNMESKSLRSISSKDMIFRADKIDLKSLDVQLEKHLSRVWSNNLEKQNQQRPKEVWEIDPLKLEIKYLVAKGTYGTVYRGTYDNQDVAVKLLDWGEDGMATAAETASLRASFQQEVAVWHKLDNPNVTRFVGASMGTSNLKIPSKNPSDGYTTLPSRACCVLVEFLHGGTLKNYLYKNRKKKLAFKIVHQLALDLARGLSYLHSKKIVHRDVKAENMLLDTSRNLKIADFGVARVEAQNPKDMTGETGTLGYMAPEVLDGKPYNRKCDVYSFGICLWEIYCCDLPYLDLSFAEVSSAVVRQNLRPSIPKCCPSSVSNIMKKCWDANPDKRPEMDEVVKMLEAIDTNKGGGMIPEDQVIQGCFCIVRRKLRCF, from the exons ATGGATTTGAATAGTAAGGAGAAAGTTGAAGAAGGGTCTAAATTGGAAGGGGTAGGTACTGTTAGTAATAACAATATGGAATCGAAGAGTCTTCGAAGCATTAGTagcaaagatatgatattcaggGCTGATAAAATTGATCTGAAAAGTTTGGATGTTCAATTGGAAAAGCATTTGAGTCGAGTTTGGTCGAACAATTTAGagaaacaaaatcaacaaaGGCCTAAGGAAGTATGGGAGATTGATCCTTTAAAGTTGGAAATTAAGTATCTTGTAGCTAAGGGTACCTATGGTACTGTTTATCGCGGTACCTATGACAATCAAGATGTTGCAG TGAAACTATTGGACTGGGGAGAGGATGGCATGGCCACAGCTGCTGAAACTGCTTCTCTGCGGGCATCATTTCAGCAGGAGGTTGCTGTTTGGCACAAACTTGACAATCCGAATGTTACCAGA TTCGTTGGTGCTTCTATGGGTACTTCAAATCTTAAGATTCCTTCGAAGAATCCTTCTGATGGTTACACCACCCTTCCTTCTCGAGCTTGTTGTGTTCTTGTGGAATTTCTCCATGGCGGAACATTGAAAAACTACTTGTACAAAAACAGGAAGAAGAAGCTTGCCTTTAAGATTGTCCATCAGCTTGCTCTTGATTTGGCCAGAGG GCTGAGCTATTTGCACTCAAAAAAGATTGTACATCGTGATGTGAAAGCTGAAAACATGTTGTTAGACACTagtagaaatttaaaaattgctGATTTTGGAGTTGCTCGTGTTGAAGCACAAAATCCCAAAGACATGACCGGGGAAACTGGAACCCTTGGCTACATGGCCCCAGAG GTACTTGATGGCAAGCCCTACAACAGAAAATGTGATGTATATAGCTTTGGTATTTGCTTATGGGAAATTTATTGCTGTGATCTCCCGTATCTAGATCTAAGCTTCGCTGAAGTCTCTTCTGCCGTTGTTAGACAG AATTTGCGACCAAGTATCCCAAAATGTTGTCCAAGCTCTGTATCAAATATCATGAAGAAATGCTGGGACGCAAATCCAGACAAACGACCTGAAATGGATGAGGTAGTGAAAATGTTGGAAGCCATTGACACAAACAAAGGAGGAGGAATGATACCCGAAGACCAAGTTATACAAGGCTGTTTCTGCATTGTTCGTA gGAAACTCCGATGTTTCTAA